In Halobacillus amylolyticus, the following proteins share a genomic window:
- a CDS encoding serine hydrolase has product MKQRLQASLAVGLALVLSVLMIFGNPELTYAATVEVEAESAILVDAETGKILFEKEADLTLPPASMTKMMTEYLVLEAIEKGEISWDTTTQISDYPYSISADPSFSGVGLTQNQDYTVRELYEAMAINSDNATTIALAELIAGSEGAFVKMMNEKAAELGLSDYQFVNSTGLSNSSLGENYPEGTEPNATNLLSARSAAMLAYHLVNDYPEALEFSSVTTTEFDGQQIKNWNWMLPNMPGYLEAFGYEGMEGLKTGFTDFAGYCFTATAERDGQRLISVVMKTDSIEARFQETRKLLDYGFKQFELKELFPAGYQIEGESEVPVAKGKEGTVGIEAAEAITTPVKNGEEDMYEVKYNISEKHLDKDGNLTAPIKKGEKIGTVELVYNGEGTYKNLVTGETQKTTVDLVTTSAVEKSNWFMLMVGGVGNFFSDIFTSAVDMVKGWF; this is encoded by the coding sequence TTGAAACAAAGATTGCAAGCATCATTGGCCGTGGGATTGGCTCTTGTTTTAAGTGTGTTGATGATTTTTGGAAACCCTGAGCTTACATACGCAGCCACAGTTGAAGTGGAAGCAGAGTCAGCTATTTTAGTAGATGCAGAAACAGGAAAGATTTTATTTGAAAAAGAGGCCGATTTAACTTTGCCTCCAGCTAGTATGACCAAGATGATGACAGAATACCTCGTCCTTGAGGCTATTGAAAAAGGAGAAATTAGCTGGGATACAACAACTCAAATAAGTGATTATCCATATAGTATATCCGCAGATCCATCCTTTTCAGGTGTAGGATTGACACAGAATCAAGACTATACAGTCCGTGAACTTTATGAAGCGATGGCGATTAACTCAGATAATGCAACGACTATTGCATTAGCAGAATTGATAGCCGGTTCAGAGGGCGCATTTGTAAAAATGATGAATGAAAAAGCAGCCGAACTAGGTCTGTCTGATTACCAATTTGTAAACTCAACGGGACTATCTAATAGTAGCCTTGGTGAAAACTATCCAGAAGGTACTGAACCAAATGCGACCAATTTGTTATCAGCCCGTTCAGCTGCCATGCTTGCATATCATCTTGTGAATGATTATCCAGAGGCACTTGAGTTTTCCAGTGTTACAACAACTGAATTTGATGGTCAGCAAATTAAAAACTGGAACTGGATGCTTCCAAATATGCCAGGGTACCTTGAAGCCTTTGGCTATGAAGGAATGGAAGGTCTTAAAACAGGATTTACCGACTTTGCAGGCTATTGTTTTACTGCTACAGCAGAACGTGACGGTCAACGTCTGATTTCTGTAGTTATGAAAACGGATAGTATAGAAGCAAGATTTCAGGAAACACGAAAGCTGCTTGATTATGGCTTTAAGCAATTTGAACTAAAAGAACTCTTCCCTGCCGGCTATCAAATCGAAGGGGAATCAGAAGTTCCTGTAGCCAAAGGAAAAGAGGGTACCGTCGGGATTGAAGCGGCTGAAGCTATTACAACACCGGTGAAAAATGGCGAAGAAGATATGTATGAAGTGAAATACAATATCTCCGAGAAGCACTTAGATAAAGATGGAAACTTAACTGCCCCTATTAAAAAGGGAGAGAAAATTGGGACGGTTGAACTCGTTTATAATGGCGAAGGCACCTATAAAAACTTAGTAACTGGGGAAACTCAAAAAACAACAGTTGATCTTGTTACGACCTCTGCTGTTGAAAAATCAAATTGGTTTATGTTGATGGTAGGTGGTGTTGGTAATTTCTTCAGCGATATATTCACTAGTGCCGTGGATATGGTGAAGGGCTGGTTCTAA